A portion of the Desmodus rotundus isolate HL8 chromosome 8, HLdesRot8A.1, whole genome shotgun sequence genome contains these proteins:
- the SPINK8 gene encoding serine protease inhibitor Kazal-type 8 → MKGTVLDTVLVLAISAWAAFAVDFPLPTGKGASLRETKVKCTNNISICWFVSYIKPSEPICGSDWVTYNGECHLCFRIL, encoded by the exons ATGAAGGGGACCGTCTTGGACACCGTCCTCGTCCTGGCCATCTCCGCATGGGCTGCCTTTGCGGTTG ACTTCCCTCTTCCTACAGGCAAAGGGGCGAGCCTCAGAGAGACAAAG GTCAAGTGCACCAACAACATCAGTATCTGCTGGTTTGTCTCCTACATCAAGCCAAGCGAACCCATCTGTGGCAGTGACTGGGTCACCTACAACGGTGAATGCCACCTGTGCTTCAGAATTCTGTAA